The following is a genomic window from Sedimenticola thiotaurini.
CCTGCTGCAGCTGGTGTTGATAAAATTGCTCGGGTGTCATCCGGCCAAGAATACCGGATTGGCGGTAAAAATGCCCGGTCTGGGGGAGTCCAATCTAGTCCTTTTCAGGCGGGCGGCGTTCATCCAGGTTGGCCGGACAGAGCACGGTACGCATGGTGCCGATCAGAGTCAGCAACTGGCCGTTGCGAATCCGGTAATAGATGCGGTTGGCCTCCTTCCGGGAGACCACGATATGCTTGTTGCGGAGCTGCTCCAGGTGTTGCGAGATGTTGCTCTGTGAAGTCCCGGTGCGCTCTACAATCTCTCCCACCGACAGTTCATCATCGCCCAGCGAACAGAGGATTTTCCAGCGCAGCGGATGGGCCATCGCTTTCAGGGCGTTGGCCGTCAGCGTGGTGTCTTCATTTTCCAGGTCGAAGTTGTTTTGGTCACTCATGATTAACTCCAGTTACTACTCAAGGTGCATGCCGCTGCCGGGAGACCGCCCATCCGTGGTCTCCGTATCCTGGCGAACGTAGCCGCTCATGTCCTTGGCGATACAGAGAATATGGGAGATCTCTCCCTGGTCGTCCTTGATCGCTGTGCGGGAGAACAGGATCGGGATACGTCGTCCGTCGTGGCCGATGAAGCGGGCTTCGATCTGCTTCAATGCGCCGACCCGGATCAAAGCCTCCAGCCAGGTGCCCATAAAGGCGCCGGCCTGTTCGTCCCCCTCCTCTTCAAAGATATCCCCGATACCCATCCCCAGCAGCGCCTCATCGCTGTAGCCGAGCATGCGTCGCAGGGCCGGGTTGACTTCGCGGATCTTGCCTTCCGGGCTCAATACCAGCAGCGCCTCACCCATATAGTTGATGATATTTTCCAGGTGCTGTTTGGCCTGGGCCAGCTCCGCTGTGCGTTCCGCAACCTTCCGTTCCAGTTCCCGATTCAGGTCGCGCTCTTTTTCGATCAGCCGGAAATAGGTGCTGATCTTGTTGATCAGTTGGTTGTCGTCGATCGGTTTTAGCAGATAATCCACTGCGCCTACTTCATAGCCCTTCTGCTGAAACTCCTGGGTCTTGAAGGCGGCGGTAAGGAAGATGATGGGAATATCCCGGGTCTTTTTGCGAATCTTCAGCATGGAGGCGGTCTGGAAGCCGTCCATCTCCGGCATCTGGATATCCAGGATAATCAGGTCGATATGGGCGTCGCCCAGGGCAATGTCCAGCGCCTGTTGGCCGGAGGTGGCCTCCAGGATGGTCACATCCATATGCTGCTGCAACAGGGTGCGCAGGGTGAACAGGTTGTGCTCATGGTCATCCACGGCCAGGAGAGTAAAGCCGCTGTAGCGGTTCATGCGGCCCATCCCCCGGCAACCCCCTTCTGCGTCCTACCCTGGCGGGCGGTCTGCGGCCGTGAAAAATCTCTCTTCTGCCAATTTTTCATGGGATACATCCCTGTGTGGTATACCGGCGGGCGGCCTGTAGCGCTGGAAACTGTCTCTCCTGCCAATTATGCATCATCTACTGTCTGCGGCCAGGTACTGCCTCAACAGCCGGTGTAACTGGTTGCCATCGAACGGGCGTCGGATCAGGGCGTCCGCACCGGCGGCCCGGCAGGCGGCCTCAATCTCCGGGTCCGCATCGGCAAGTATGGCGATTACCGGCACCGACTGGGCCTGTTTGATGCTTTTTATCGTATCACAGCACTCTGCGCAGGGTAGAGTGATGTCAATCAATACCAGGGCGAATGGTTCATCCGCCAGCAGTTCCGCCGCCTCGGTGGCATCTTCAGCCGCCGTGACCCTGAGACCGGCCTGTTCCAGCAGAGGCGTCAGCTGCAGCAGGTTGTGCAGGTTGGCGTCCACCACCAGGATTGAATGGCGGCCCAGATAGCAGTCGATCCGATCCGACGATGCCACTGCCGCCGTCTCGTCCCGCTGGGTGGTCGTCTCCGGCGGTGGCGAAACGGGCTGGTTGGAATCCAGTGCGGCCGGCAGCAGCAGGGTGAACCGGCTGCCCTCCCCCGGGTTGCTGTGCAGACGGATCTCGCCACCCAGCAGCCGGGCCAGCTGTCGGCTGATGGTGAGTCCCAGGCCGGTACCGCCATAGCGGCGGTTGGTGGCGCCATCGGCCTGCTTGAACGCCTCAAATATCTCAGCCTGTTTTTCCGCGGGAATGCCGATGCCCTGGTCGGTGACGCTGATCTGCAGGGAGTAGGTTTCACCGGCGCTTGGATCCGCCGGCTCGGCCCGGATCAGGACCTCGCCGGATGCGGTGAACTTGACCGCGTTGGAGAGGAAGTTCTTGAGGATCTGGCGCAGTTTTTCCGGGTCGCTGATGAGCTGACCGGGGGCATTGCCGGCGATCTCCAGACGCAGCGCCAGCCCCTTGGCATCGAACTGGGGCTGGACCAGCTCCACCAGGCTGTGCAGCAGCGGCGCCAAGTGGACGGTTTCCACGTGCAGTGGGGTACGGCGCGCCTCGATGCGGGACAGATCCAGGATATTGTCGATCAGCGCCTGCAAGTCACTGCCCGCCTCATGGATCACCCGCGCCTGTTTGAGCTGCTCCTCGCTCAACCCCTGTCTGGCGTTGGCCAGCAGTTTGGAGAGCAGCAGGATGGAGTTGAGCGGTGTCTTCAACTCGTGACTGATATTGGCGAGAAACTGGGATTTATAGCGGTTGGACGCCTCCAGCTCCCGGGCATGGGCGCGCAGGTTACGGGAGTTCTGCACATGCTCCTCGGCCAGCCGGGAGAGATTGCTGCCCAACCGTTTCAGCTCCCGGGGACCCTTCCAGTTGAAGCGCACCGGCTTCTCCTGCTCCAGGATCTGCTGAATACCCTCTGTCAACTCCCGGCTCAGGCGCTCCGCCCGCTTGGCCAGCCAACGGGAGGCGAGCCAGGTGCCCAGGGTCAGCAGGAACACGATGCTCAATACCCGCAGGGTGAGGGCGTTGCGGAACTCGGCGATGGGAGAGGGATCGACCAGCCTGCCTACCCACAGTGCCCCGGACTGTTCGGTACGGAACATGGGTACCCACATGATCTGCTCGCCGCTGCCTTTCCAGAGTGCCGGTTTCTCCTGTGCAAACAGTGACTCCAGTCCCGGGTAACGGGTGAAGGCGTCACCACTGGGTGCGCCGGGGGCCGGTATCTCCAGGAACTCGCCGTCATTGTTGACCCACAGGGTATCCCGGTAGAAGCGGGCGATACCACCCACGTCGATATTCAGCATCACCACGCCGATGATGGCACCGTTCTCCCGGTTGATGATCGGGGTCAGCAGACGCAGGGTCATGAAACGGCGTGGGTCCAGGGCGCCGGCATCCGGGTTGAGGCTGAGGGCGCTGACCAGCACCCGGCCCGGTTCGGCCTGCAGGGCGGCCTCGATCAGGGCCTTCGGTGCGCGGCCGGGACGTTTTACCGTGGGTTGCCAGGACTGATCATCCGGATCCCGGTCGAGCCAGAACCGCTCATCGCCCTGGGTGTCGAGAAACACGATCTGCACGATATCCAGCTGTTCATGGAGGATCTGGTTGATCCACTGGATATAACGGGTGCGGGCCAGATCGATATTCTGCTCGTTGTCGTTTTCCTTCTGGTTCCCCAGTACCGCGCCCGGCTCGGGTAATTTGGCCAGCAGGCGGACCATTTCGTGACGGCTGGCCAGATGCTGATCCAGGTCGCGGAAATCGGCACGCAGGTTCTGCAGATGGGCCTTCTGATAAAACAGGTCCATGCGCTCCAGCACCAATGGCAGATTGATCACCACTGCAATCAGCAACGGAGTCAGGGCGAGGGCAAAAAAGAACAGCAGTATCTGGGTGCGGAATTTCACGTTGTCTGGCCAAGCGGATGCCGTTCCCGGCACATTAACCCATGCCGTTGTGATCCGCAAAGTGTGGCATGATGCGCCGATGGGTGAGCTGACGATCCTGTACCAGGATGAACACTACATCGCGGTGGATAAACCGGCCGGGCTGCTGGTGCATCGGACCCGTATCTCGGAGGACAACCGCTTTGTCCTTCAGCTGCTGCGTGATCAGATCGGCCGCCGGGTCTACCCGGTGCATCGGCTGGACCGGCCCACTTCCGGAGTGCTGGTGTTTGCTCTTGATTCCGATGCAGCACGGCGCCTGGTGCAGCTGTTTGAGCAGCGCCAGGTGGAGAAGCGCTACCTGGCGGTGGTGCGGGGTTATACGGATCAGGCGGCGCTGATCGATTATCCCCTGCGGGAGGAGCCGCATAAGCCCGCTCAGGCGGCAGTGACCGGTTATCGCCGGCTGGCTACCGTGGAGTTGCCGATCGCCGTGGGGCGCTATGCCACGGCCCGTTACTCGTTGCTGGAAGTACGTCCGGCCACCGGGCGCATGCATCAGATCCGTAAACATATGAAGCACATCTTCCACCCGATTGTCGGGGATACCACCCACGGTGACGGGCGGCATAACCAGCTGTTCCGGGAGCAGTTCGGGATCTATCGGCTGCTGCTGATGGCTACCGGGTTGGAGTTCCGGCACCCCTACAGCGGGGTGGATCTCTCCATTGCGGCTGCTCCCGATGGGGAGCTGAAGGGGTTGTTTGAGCGTCTGGGGTTTGCCGGGGAAACCGAATGATTCAAGCCATCCCTGGCGTTCGGAAGCGGCTGTCTAGAGCGCCTTCACCAGTTCCAGCACGGCACGGGCGTGGCCTTTCGGTTTTACGTCGTAAAGGGCGTGGCGGATGATGCCCTGTTTGTCAATCACGAAGGTGGAGCGCACAATCACCATGCGCTTCTCCCCATGGGCCTCCTTTTCCGCCCAGACGTGATAGTCCTGGCACAGCGTGCCGTCGATATCGGCCAGCAGCCCGATGGTCAGGCCGTTGTTGTCCCGGAAGTCCCCATGGCTGAGGCAGTTGTCCATGCTGACACCCAGGATATCCGTATCCAGTGACTGGAACTCATCCATCAGGTCGGAGAACTCCAGCGCCTCGATGGTACAGCCGGGTGTGTTGTCTTTGGGGTAAAAATAGAGCACCAGATTGCGCTTGCCCAGATAGTCACTGAGCTCGGATTTTTCCAGGTCCGCGTTGGGCAGGGCAAAATCCGGCGCGGGATCGCCGACTTTCAGCATGGTTCCTCCTCAGGGGTCAGGTCACTCTTGTTTTGGCCCTTGAATCTATTGCCCTTCCTGCGGTACGTCAACCTCCAGTTTGTTAGTGTAATCCGGGCCGAACGGGGTTCGTTTGCGGAGCTGTCTCAGGTGGGCGTGTGGCAGGTCGTTCCACCCGCCTGGCAGCGCTTAACGGGACGGTTTTGTCCCAGCCCGATTCGGGCTGATTGATCAAGTTGAGGCGACCTCCGGGTCGTAACCGAGATTGGGCGCCAGCCAGCGTTCCACTTCGTCCAGCGTCATCTGTTTGCGTTCGGCGTAGTCCGCTACCTGGTCCCGGGCCAGCTTGCCGACGGCAAAATAGCGTGCCTCCGGGTGGCTGAAGTAGAGACCGCTGACTGCCGCGGTGGGTACCATGGCCATCGATTCAGTCAGCCAGATGCCGGCCTGCTCCTCCACGTCGAGCAAGTTCCACAGGGTGCGCTTTTCGGTGTGATCCGGGGTGGCCGGATAACCGATGGCGGGTCGAATGCCCTGGTAGCGCTCCTTGAGCAGCTCCCGGGTCTCCAGCGCCTCATCGGCCGCATAGCCCCAGAATTCCCGCCTTACCCGCAGATGGAGCAGTTCCGCCAGCGCTTCGGCCAGCCGGTCGGCCAGCGCCTTGAGCATGATGGCGCTGTAGTCGTCGTGGGCCGCCTCGAACTCCGCCACCTTCTGATCGATACCGATGCCGGCACTGCAGGCAAAGCCGCCGATATAGTCTTTCACGCCGCTCTCCTGCGGGGCGATAAAATCGGCCAGGCAGTCGTTGTAGCGACCCGCCGGCTGTTTGCCCTGCTTGCGCAGGAAATGGAAGCGGGCGGCGACTTCGGTGCGTGCCTCGTCCTGGTAGACCGTGACATCATCGCCATGGCTGCTGGCCGGCAGGATGCCGATCACTGCATTGGCCTGCAGCCATTTCTGCTCGATGATCTGGTTCAGCATCGCCTGGGCGTCGGCAAACAGCTTGCGCGCCTCCTCGCCCTTGTGCTCATCCTGCAGGATTTTCGGGTAGCTGCCCCGCAGTTCCCAGGCGTGGAAGAAGAAGGTCCAGTCGATCAGGGGCACCAGGCTGGCCAGGTCGATATCCTCCAGCAGGTGAATGCCGGTGTTGGCCGGAACCGGTGGCTGGTAGCTGTTCCAGTCGATCGGTATCCGGTTGGCCCGTGCCTCCGCCAGGGGGATCAGGTTGCGGTTCTCCTGCTGGCTGGTGCGGCGGGCCTGGGCGTCGGCGTACTCGCTCTCTACCTGGCTGATATAGGCGTCCCGCCGATCGCTGGAGAGCAGGTTGCTGGCCACACCCACGGCGCGGGAGGCGTCCGGTACGTAGATCGAAGGGCCGCTGTAGCGCGGATGGATCTTCACCGCGGTGTGGATCAGAGAGGTGGTGGCGCCGCCGATCAGCAGCGGGATGCGCATCCCCAGCCGCTCCATCTCCCGGGCGATATGGGCCATCTCCTCCAGGGAGGGGGTGATCAGACCGGACAGGCCGATAATGTCAACCTGGTGTTCCGCCGCCTTCTGCAAAATGGTCTCGGCCGGCACCATGACACCCAGATCGATCACCTCATAGCTGTTGCATTGCAGGACCACGCCGACAATGTTCTTGCCGATGTCATGCACATCTCCTTTCACCGTGGCGAGCAGAATGCGACCCACCGGCTGACTGTTTTCGACGCTTTTCTCCGACTGCAGAAAGGGCTCCAGATAGGCAACCGCCCGCTTCATGACCCGGGCTGATTTAACCACCTGGGGCAGGAACATCTTGCCGGCGCCAAACAGATCGCCGACCCGGTTCATGCCGTCCATCAGGGGCCCTTCAATCACCTCCAGCGAGCGTTCCACCTCCTGGCGGGCCGCCTCGGTATCCTCTTCGATATACTCGGTAATGCCCTTCACCAGGGCGTGCTCCAGGCGCTTAGCCACCGGCCAGCCACGCCAGGCCAGATCCTCTTTCTGTTCCGCCACGGCACCATCGCCCCGGTATTTCTCAGCGATCTCCAGCAGCCGTTCAGTGCCGTCAGGACGGCGATTCAGGATCACATCCTCGACCCGTTCCCGCAGCTCCGCCGGCAGGTCGTCGTAGATGGCCAGCTGTCCGGCATTGACAATGCCCATGGTGAGACCGGCCCGGATAGCGTGATAGAGGAACACCGCATGGATCGCTTCACGCACCGGGTTGTTACCCCGGAACGAGAAGGAGACGTTGGAGATGCCACCGGAGACCAGGGCGTAGGGCAGGGTGGCGGTAATCTGCCGGGTCGCCTCGATAAAGTCGACGCCGTAGTTGTTGTGCTCCTCGATGCCGGTGGCGACGGCGAACACATTGGGATCGAAAATAATATCTTCCGGTGGAAAGCCCACCTGTTCGGTCAGCAGACGGTAGGCGCGGGTACAGATGCTCACTTTGCGCTCCAGGGTATCTGCCTGCCCCTCTTCGTCGAAGGCCATCACCACGGCGGCGGCGCCATAGCGTCGAATCAGGGTGGCCTGGCGCAGGAAGTTCTCCTCCCCCTCTTTCATGGAGATAGAGTTCACCACCCCCTTGCCCTGGATACACTTGAGACCCGCTTCCAGCACCTCCCACTTGGAGGAGTCCACCATGATCGGCACCTTGGCGATGTCCGGTTCGGTGGCGATCAGGTTGAGGAAGCGGATCATCGCCGCCTTCGAGTCGAGCATCGCCTCGTCCATGTTGACGTCGATGATCTGGGCGCCGTTCTCCACCTGCTGACGGCAGATCTCCAGCGCCGTGTCGTACTGCTCTTCCATGATCAGCCGCTTGAACTTGATGGAGCCGGTGACATTGGCCCGCTCGCCCACATTCACGAACAGGCTGTCCCGGGTGATGGTCTGGGGCTCCAGGCCGGACAGCCGGCAGGCCCGTTCAATCTCCGGCAACTGGCGCGGTGGCAGGCCGTTGATCGCCGCTGCCATGGCGCGGATATGCTCCGGTGTGGTGCCACAGCAGCCGCCGACGATGTTCAGGAAGCCGCTGGTGGCCCACTCGCGGATCTGTTGGGCCATCTCATCGGGCCCCAGGTCATACTGGCCGAACTCGTTCGGCAGCCCGGCGTTGGGGTGGGCCGATACGTGGGTCTCCGAGATGCGGGACAGCTCCTCCACATACTGGCGCAACTGGTCCGGCCCCAGGGCGCAATTGAGGCCGATGGAAAGAGGGCGGGCATGGCGCAGAGCGTTGTAGAACGCCTCGGTGGTCTGGCCGGAGAGGGTGCGCCCGGAGGCGTCCGTGATGGTGCCGGAGATCATTACCGGCAGCCGCACTCCGTCCTCCTCATACACCTGCTCAACGGCAAAGATGGCTGCCTTGGCATTCAGGGTATCGAAGATGGTCTCGATCAGGATGATGTCACTGCCCCCCTCGATCAGCCCCCGGGTCGCTTCTGCATAGGCAGTTACCAGGTCATCGAAAGTGATGTTGCGGAAGCCGGGATCGTTGACATCCGGGGAGAGGGAGCAGGTGCGGTTGGTCGGGCCCAGTATTCCGGCCACAAAGCGCGGATGCTCCGGGGTGCTGAGCGCATCAGCCGCTTGCCGGGCCAGCCGGGCGGCGGCGCTATTTATCTCCTGGCTCAGGGACTCCATCTGATAGTCCGCCAGAGAGATGCGATTGGCACCAAAAGTGTTGGTTTCGATTATGTCCGCACCGGCCTCCAGATAGGCCCGGTGGATGCCCCCGATCAACTCCGGCTGGGTGATGGAGAGCAGGTCATTGTTGCCTTTCAGATCGCAGGGCCAGTCGGCAAAACGTTCGCCCCGATAGTCCGACTCCTGGGGATCGTGGCGCTGGATCATTGTGCCCATGGCGCCATCCAGGAGCAGAATGCGCTGTTGCAGCAGGGAGTGGAGTTGTGCGATTCGGTCTTCGGGTCGGTTCATGGAGCGCTCAGTAGCCAAGTAGACGGAACCGGCTATTATAGGACGCGCTGGCGCCGAAGTGGAGACAGTGGCTGTGAAAGGCGGTTAATTGTTGTTGTTAAAGGAAAAAGTGTTCCGGAAAAGGGAGTTTGTTTGACCTGTCACAAGAAAATAATCCATTATGGAGTCGGAAAGGGATACACTTTATCTTCTGTCGCGGTCAGCTAATAAAGCATAAGAAATATGTCGCTAATAAGGTATTTGCTACTGCTGTTTCTGGTTGTCAACACCAGTAGCCCGGCAGTAGCGGAAGTGGTTCGGGTTGGGATTCACGATAAACCTCCTCTCTCGCTGGTCGATGATCAGGGCGGAGTTCAGGGCTTTGTGGTGGATCTGCTGGACCTGATGGCAGTCGAAGAGGGTTGGGATCTGGAGTATGTCCCCTGCAGCTGGGATGAGTGCAACAACCTGCTGTCTCTGGGGGAGATCGACATGCTGACCCCGATCTCATCCAGCGAGGCCAAACAGCGCCGGCTCGACTATAACCGGGAGAGCCTCTATGTGAACTGGGGCCAGATCGTCATGGCCGGCAAGGATGTGATCAAGTCGCCCCTGGACCTGGCAAACAAGACGGTAGTGGCGCTCTCCAGTGATCCCCATTTTGCCGACCTCAAGGAGTTGGCGGCCCGTTTTGATATCCGTGTACGGTTTCTCGAGGTGGGGGACTACGAATCGGTGCTGGCCTGGGTGGATCATGGCCCGGTGGACGCGGGACTGGTGCCACGCACGTTTGACTTGGCCGGATTCAAGCAGTATCCCCTGATCAAATCCTCGGTGATTTTTAACCCCTCTGAGATCCGTATCGCCCTGTCGCCGCTGAAAGGCCAGATCCCCAATGCCAAGCTGATTCAGCGGCTCGATTACCATTTGACCCGCATGAAAGGTGATCGCTCATCTGCTTTTTACCAGGCCCAGGAACGCTGGTTCCGGGACAAGGACAAGACGGAAATCCCCGAGTGGCTGCGTTGGGTGCTGCTGTTACTGCTGTTGCTGTTGCTGCTGCTGGCCGGCGGTGTGATGGTGCTGCGGCGTCAGGTACGGTTGCGTACCGGTGAGATCCGTGAAGTGAATGAACGCTTCGCGGCCTTTATGAAACACCTGCCCGGCATCGCCTATATGAAGTCCGCCGCCGGACAGTTCCTGTTCGTCAATCCGGCCTGGGAACGGACCAACCATTTGAACGAGGCGGCGGTGCTGGGCCGCAGCGCGGCGGAGATCTGGCCGGACCGGGATCTCTCCACCTGGGCGCAGGATGAACGCATGGCGTTGGAGTCGGGACGGGTGGTGGAGAGCACGGAGGTTCACCCCTGGGGCGAACGGCCCAGCCAGTGGCAGATGATACGGTTTCCCATTGTTGGTCAAACCGGTGAAACCGAGATGGTGGGTGGTATCGGGCTGGACGTAACGGCCCAGAAAGAGACCGCCCGGGAGCTGAAACACCTGCATCACCAGTTGCAACTGCTGCTGGAATCGGCCGGAGATGGTATCTGTGGACTCAATGGCCTGGGACGCTGCACCTTTGCCAATTCGGCCGCGCTGGAGATGCTTGGCTACACCCGGGAAGAGCTGACCGGAGCCAAGTTCCATGATCTGGTTCAGCACACCCGGGCGGACGAGACCCCCTATCCGGAGGATGAGTCGCCGCTCTACGGCGCCTATCACCAGGGCCGCCAGGCCCATGTTGAAGATGGCGTGTTCTGGCACGGCGAGGGTTATCGTCTGGCGGTGGAGTACTCCGCTTACCCGATCGCCAATGGCGGCGACATGCCCGGAGCGGTGGTGATCTTCCGGCCGGCCCGCAGCAACTGACCGTTAATCCCGTTTGCCCTTTCTGCGCAGGCTGTCCCCGACTGCGGGTGGCGTGACCGCCGCCGCAGGGTCGCCGTGCTGACGGACATACTCGTACATGACGATAGAGGCGGCAATGCTCACATTGAGGCTCTCCACCTGGCCAAACTGCGGGATGCTCAGGCGTCCGATATCCGGATAGTCGGCCGGATCAAAGCTGATGCCCCGCTCCTCGTGGCCGAGTACAAAGGCGCACTTCTCCGGTAGCTTGGCCTGAAACAGGGACTCTCCGCTGCCTGCCTCCAGAATAAACAGCTGGTAGCCCCGTGATTTCAGCTCGGCATAGCTCTGCTCGAACTGCTCATAGAAGCGGGCCGGCACTTTCTTGAATGAGCCCTTGCCCGGGGCCGGATCAAACATGCCGATATCGATCAGGTGTATCTCCCGGGCGCCAAACGCCTCGGCACTGCGGAAGATCTTCGGGACATTGAAACCAGCCTTCAGATGATCCAGTACCAGGGCAAACCGGTGCGGTCCGGGTGTCGCCAGCAGGTTTCGTTGGCGCTGTTTTTTGTAGCGCAGGATGGCCTGGTTGCGGGAGGCCTTTTTCGATTTTCTGAGTGCCATAACAGCTTCGGGTGGGCATTGGGGCGGAAATCATGCCATGATAAAACGGCTTTGTCCCCCAACATAGTCGGGAACACCGGGTTGTTGACCCTGTTTGTGCCCTGTCAGGGTGGGATTTGCATAGACCGCACTTTAGCGGCGCCTCTCCATGTCCGGCCAATTGCCTGGGCAGGGAAGGGTATATGTGAAAACCGGCCCGGCGGTGTATGACCGCGTGGTAACAATCTTTCAAGGCGGACCGGCAGGCGTTGCTAGCCTGCCCCTTTACAATGACGCAAACATTAAGGAGACAACCCATGTCTACACCTCAACCAGGCCAGACGGTCAAAGTTCACTACACCGGAACTCTCGAGGACGGTACCCAGTTTGATTCCTCTGCAGGCCGTGAGCCGTTGGAGTTTACGCTGGGCGAGGGGCAGGTTATACCCGGTTTCGAGCAGGCCCTCGCTGACATGACCGTGGGCGAAACCAAAACCGTACAGATTCCTCCTGAACAGGCCTACGGGGAACATCAGCCCGAGCTGGTGCAGGAAGTGGATC
Proteins encoded in this region:
- a CDS encoding FKBP-type peptidyl-prolyl cis-trans isomerase, with the protein product MSTPQPGQTVKVHYTGTLEDGTQFDSSAGREPLEFTLGEGQVIPGFEQALADMTVGETKTVQIPPEQAYGEHQPELVQEVDRAQIPADIELAIGVQLQAQGPDGQVFRLVVSELAENSVTLDGNHPLAGKALTFELELVEIAA